A stretch of DNA from Xyrauchen texanus isolate HMW12.3.18 chromosome 31, RBS_HiC_50CHRs, whole genome shotgun sequence:
AGTGTAAatatttacagtgaaaacattttatttttccaattcttCAGGACTCTCAATGACAGCAACAAACGAGTGTAACTTGAGGGAGTTTAGTATGTAGAACTTCAGTTGGAGGTGAGATGAGAAGAGGAGCTGCTACTGCCAGAACTCTTGGCGCTCTTCTGCCCCCTGGTGGCACTGACCTGCCGTGGCACCCGCTGACTGGAACCATCTCTTGCAGTCTTCTCCCCTTGCCCTGAACTTGTTTTACTGCCTACTGaaccacaaatacacacaagaatgtaacacaaaagaaaacaatgattaatacatacaaatataccATCAGAGTATAAGCAGGCCTCGAGAGAATCTGCAGACTTTTTTTCCTTTgcattttttaagtgattttggGGCACAATTGGATTTGCTAATGGATTTAGACATGGTAAAATACTACTCTttctgggtgattctcacaaaataaCCAGTCTTACCTGtcgggccctattttaagagcactaagtGCTGCTCTATACTTTAAGTCAAACGCAAAGTCAACGTGCATGGCCATGaaattttggtattttcgtgcaagcatgtgcCAAGTCTAAACGCAGGTGGGTTTGGCCAAATCATGTGCACAATGCACtgatgggctgggtcaagtgtaatttaattctaaggttcttctccagttattgcaccatctgtgTCCTAaaatatagtccattccctcaagcaccagtgatataaacaaaaacagcacattcataagaagttggaaatcagaataatgaaaatattgacacgctccttttatatgcttaaacattttttttattctcatcAGCATTTGTAAGCACGCTCCGTTAAATTATAGGAAAtgcaagtattattaataattttcatctactgacctAGAAACCATGGCTAATAATAACAGTGATAATGTCAGTATACACacttctaccggtcaattttgattttaaacaattacatttatttattgaaaaagaaaacaatttaaccaaaaatatttttatttcaaattacacttcaaacgaaaatattatcaaaatgaAGAAATAGAAAAAATTCATACCAACTCCAAACATTTTATcctctccaacttctttcacCGGCACCTTgggcagtgacttaaaaatcactatgACAACAAGTAGAAAAATACCATACAATTTCGATCATACATACAactgtaaatataatattaataattgaaaaataaaccatgaactATAGATAGCTAAACACAAAACGTTTTGTGTAATAAGAGGCTACAACTTATTTGATGAGTCACTATATtatcagagtttggacatgaaccttattaccacctgctgttgGAAGTCCAAACTGCAAACGCAGGAATCGAGTTTCGACTTGCTTTTGAAACTTCTGAGCGAAATTacatatttctcaggaaaatagcaaattgtgctttgtgtCACTTTATTAACGTATCGCACAGTAATAGCACGTATCGCTGCgctttgcacacacacaaaaattgagCCCGAAAAGAAAATATCCTGGTCATATTTTAACCTCAAATCAACCTTaagagaaatatgaaattatattttgcttaaagtaaATAAAGCCTACCTTTAGGACCATTAAAGCTTTTCATATTGTGACAATATTTTAAAAACGCTTAATAATTATCATGACCAATGTGTCcgggcatttatttttttaaatgattattttctccccttttctccccaattcccaatgcgctccaagtcctcattgcggcgtagtgactcacctcaatccgggtggcagaggacgaatctcagttgcctctgcatctgagaccatcaatccacgcatctttaTCACGcagcttgttgagtgcattaccacggagacctagcgcgtgtggaggcttcacgctattctccaaggAATGCACACACAACTCActacgcaccccaccgagaaacCGCAACCACGTTAtggcgaccaagaggaggttaacccaacgtgactctacccaccctagcatcagggccaattggttgcttaaggaagcctgactggagtcactcagcatgccctggatcgaacttgcaactccaggtgtgg
This window harbors:
- the LOC127625159 gene encoding mitotic-spindle organizing protein 2-like — its product is MFPEEECVVSGKSIKTAAPPTASATRPPRGGSKIVVYSSGDTSAQVIFKSLPKVPVKEVGEDKMFGVVGSKTSSGQGEKTARDGSSQRVPRQVSATRGQKSAKSSGSSSSSSHLTSN